The nucleotide sequence GGTCGCGAGTTCGGCCATGGTGCTGCGTCTCGCGCCATTGATCATCTCGGCATCAGTGAGCCCGCGGGCGTCCATGCAGGTGCCGCAAAGCAGGACTTGCCCTTTGCCCGCGAGAACGCCCTTCAGCATGCGCTCCACGTTGTAGTAGCCGTCTGGCGTCTTCTGGCCCAACTTCGCGGCCACTACCGCGTCAGCCATCAAGAAGACCGTCACCGTGATCGCAGGATCGCTCTTTGCGAGAGCGAGGGAGAGGCGCAAGGCGTTGTAGGTCCGCTCGGTGCCGTAGGGCGGATCGTTCAGTATCAGCAGAATCACGTTCCCTCCTCCGACTAAGCGAGCTCGAGGCGGCGCGCCGAGTTATTCGCCGAGGACGCGTCGCCGGTCCTCGAATTCCGTCTTGTCGATCTCGCCACGCGCAAAGCGCTCCTTGAGAATATCGAGCGGCGTGCGGGCAGGCGGCAATTGGTTTGGCGGATATGTCCCTGGCCACGGGCCGCCCAGCCAGCGAGCAAGTACAACCGCGAGGGCAACAAGGAGCCCGAGAAAGAGGATCATGAACAACGGACCGAAGATCATGGCGTACCAGCCTCCGCCCCAGCCCATCATGTGTGGACCCCAACCATAGTAACGTTCGGCATCTGACGGTCCCTGAACCTGCGCCCACACTGCCCCCGGTAGGAGACAGAGAGCAGCGACCGTTTGGACCAAGACTTTCTTCATGGGCTTGCTCCAGCATTGAAGAACCCAAACTCTACTCCGCCGGTCGGCCCGCGTTTTGCGCCAGGTCAACCGAGCCAGCCGCACGTTCGCGCATCAAGACAGCCACGGCGGCGCCGGAGATGAACGTCAGGGCGGCGATCGAAACGATCGCTGCTGCAAGTCCAAATCTGTCCGCGATAATGCCCGCCGACAGCGCCCCGATCGCGTAGCCGAGATCGCGCCAGAAGCGGTAGACGCTGAGCGAGCGCGCCCGCCAGCTCGGATGCGAGGCATCGGACACCGCGGCGATCAGGCTCGGATACACCATGGCCGTACCGACACCGAGCAGCAGGCTGCCGACCAGCCACCACTCGAAGTGACTGGTCGCGGCCGTCAGGAACAGGCCGGCGGCCTGAATCCACATGCCGGCTGCGATCAGGCCCTTGCGGCCCCAGCGGTCGGACAGAGGACCCGTGGCGACCTGCAGGATGCCCCAGACTGCCGGGTAGACCGCCTTCAGGACCCCGATGCGTTCGACCGAAAGACCAAAGGACACGAAGAACAGCGGGAAGATGCCCCAGCTCATGCCGTCGTTGAGGTTGTTGACGAGGCCGGCCTGGGACGCCGCGAACAGGTTGCGATCCCTGAAGGAGGTGAGGAGGAATATCTCCTTGAAGCTGATTGGAGCGGCCTGCCGGGCGTGCCCCGCCGTCTCCAACCGCACATGCTCGCGCGTGTCGCGCACCAGCAGAATGGAGAGGGCCAAGCCGAGGATCGCGTAGGCAACGCCGAGGTAGATCGGCGCCGGCCGCAGCCCGTATTCCGACGCAATGTACCCGGTGAGATAGGCGGTCACGCCGACCGCGAGATAGCCGGCGAACTCGTTCAGGCCGACAGCGAGTCCGCGCGACTTCGGCCCAACCAGATCGATCTTCATGATCACGGTCATCGACCAGGCAAAACCCTGGTTGATGCCGAGAAGCGCGTTTGCGGCAATGACCCACGTCCAGCTCGGCGCCCAAATGATCATGAACGGCACCGGCAGCCCGGCGAGCCAGCCCAGGACGAGGACACGCTTGCGCCCCCAGTTGTCGGCGAGTTGCCCGGACACCAGATTGGCGCACGCCTTCACGACGCCGAAGCTGACGATGAAGGACATGACAAACGTGGTCGTCTCGACCCTGAATTCCTCGGCACCGATCAGCGGCACGACGGTGCGCTCGATCCCGACCATGCCGCCGACGAAAGCGTTGATGAGGACGAGTAGCGCGAATTGCGGCCAGTTCTCCTTCAGTCCCAGCCTGACCGATGTGGCCGCTTGTGACGCGGATACGGCTTCGCTCATGGCGTCAGGCCGCAGCAGCAGTGACGCCTGAATTGGCGGCTCTGATCTTCGCGGCCTCCGGCGGGGCCGGTGGAATCTCGGCGACCATGAACCGGACGAATTCGGCCTCGTCCGCGATCACTAAGGCCTGGTTGTGCCGCTTCTCGAAGCCGATCGTGGACCACGGCTTGCCGCTCAGCCGACGGCCGCAAACCGAACCCGCATAGGCGCCGGGCAGTACCTCGACGTAATCAGGCAAGCCCTTCAGCTTGCGCACGCTGCGGAACAGTTGCTTGGCGCCTTCTTCGGCGCTGGCGGCGAGCTCGGTACGGCCGAGATCGCCGACCATCAGAGTGTGGCCGGTCAGGACGAACCAGGGCTCGTTCGCGCGCGTCCGGTCGGTCACAAGAATGCAGATGTGCTCGGGTGTGTGACCCGGCGTGTGGAGAACGGTCGCCGTGACGTTGCCAAGCGTAAGGACGTCGCCGTCGCCAACCCCCTTGAACGGAAACAACACACCCGCGTTCGATGAGAGCACGTAGGACGCCCCCGCTGCGTCCGCGAGAGCCCGTCCCGCCGAGAGGTGGTCGGCATGAACATGCGTGTCGATGACGAAGTGAATGCGCATGCCGGCATTGTCGGCGGCTTGCAGATAGGGCTGGATGTCGCCGACAGGGTCGACGACCGCGCCGGCCGCCTTGCCGCCGCAGCCGAAGAGGTAGGAAATGCCGATGGGCTCGCTATGCAAGAACTGGCGGAGGATCATGGACTTGCACTCCTCTCAAAGAGCGGCTAGTGATATTCAATCAATCTGCTGATTGATATATTCAGGAGCTGCCGTGTCAAGTGCCGGACCGAAACACGCGATTTATGAGAACCTCGCCGAGGTGGCGCAGGCGTTGGGCCATCCGCATCGGCTTGAATTATTGGAGCATCTCGCCCAGCGGGTGCGCAGCGTCGAGGAGCTGTCGGCCCGCGCCCATCTGACGTTCGCCAACACCTCGCGCCACCTGCAGATCCTCAGGCGTGCACGCCTCGTCGAGACGGAGCGTCGCGGTAAACATGTTCTCTATCGCCTGGCCGGCGATACCGAAGTGGTCGCGCTGATGAAGGCGCTAGGTCGGGTCGGCGAGCGGAATGTCGCCGAGATCGGCCGCGTCGTGACCGACTACTTCCACGCCCGCGACGCGCTCGAACCGGTCTCGCGAGATGATCTGGTCGCAAGATTGCACGACGATCTGGTCACCGTGCTCGATGTCCGTCCTGATGACGAGTTCGCTCTTGGCCATCTGCCGGGCGCGCTCAACATCCCGCTTGGCGAACTGGAACGACGGCTCGGCGAACTTCCGAAGGGGCGCGAGGTGGTCGCCTACTGCCGCGGCCCCTACTGCGTCCTTTCGTTCGAAGCGGTCGCAACGCTCCGGGCCCAAGGCTATCGCGTCCGCCGGCTCGAGGACGGCTATCCCGAATGGAAAGCCGCCGGCCTGCCGGTCGAAGCCCTCGCTTGAGACAAGCCGATCAGGTGCATCATGGATGATAAGCCTCATCGCGCAGAAGCCGCGTGGCCGATTGTCGGCCTCAAGGACCACAACGCGCCCTCGGTCTTTCGGCCCGAAGCGCTGTTGAGGGAGGCGCGCCGGCAGAGGCAATTGCCGCTCGCCACTGTCCCGGAGCTTTGCGTCCTCGATCCGGACGGTGACGTCGTCCGTCACCTCAAGCGGACCGGCGCCGGCCGTGTCCATGAAGGCTGGGCCTGCTATCACACGGAGCTTCTTGCCTTCGATCTCGACGGCTTGGGCGAGGTTGGGATCGTCGGCTGCGCCGTGGGCGCGCCGTTCGCCGTGCTGGTCGCCGAGCAACTTTTCGCGTCCGGCTGCCGGCTGCTCGTCAGCGTCACGTCAGCCGGACAAATCACTCCGATCGGGCCGACGCCGTACTTCGTGCTCATCGACCGCGCGCTGCGCGACGAGGGGACGAGCTATCATTACCTACCGGGCTCGACCTTCGCCGAAGCACCTGACGCGTCGCTACTCACGAATGTCGAGCAGGCCGGGTGGGCTCTGCCGGGCATCACGATGCATCGGGGCGCAACGTGGACGACCGATGCCCCCTATCGCGAGACCGAGGCCGCCATCTCGCGAGCGCGGGATCTGGGCGCGCTCGCCGTCGAGATGGAGGCCGCCGCTCTCTATGCCTTCAGCGCGAAGAGCGGCAGTCCCGTCGTCTGTTTTGCGCACGTCACGAATGCGATGGCGCAGACGGAAGGCGATTTCGAGAAGGGCGAGGCCGATGGCGCGAAGGCGACGCTTGCGGTTGTCGCTGCCGCGATTCGGGGATGGTCAGCTACTCCTAGGCCAAGTTGAACCGCCAGGGGAGGGGACAAGGGGCGGCTTCAGCAGGCTATAAAGACGCTTTCCAGCGGGCCAGCCTGCCCCGGCGATGAGAAAAGCTCCCGCAATTGTGGGGTTTCGCGGCAGCAAAACTCCGCCACCCTCCCGGGGACTCAGGCCACCATATTAAGGACAAACAGCAGCTTGTCTTGTCGGTGATTACGTATGTTCCCCTCCCTGGGCACCAAAACTGCGCTTTTCCACGCTGAAGCACGATGTTGTACGATCATGCTCGCCAAATGATCGCGGGAAGAGTTCGCGGATTTATCTTCCTGGTAGTGCGCGAGTTTCCGTATGTTCGAATCCGGGCCCGCAACCGCCGTTCTAGCGATGTCCGCGCGACCAATAAGCGCTCCCTTACGACGGCAAATCGCGTGGCCTTCGTTTTTTTGGCCGCCCGGAACGATGTAGACCCCGCACTTCCTGCTGTTGAAAGAGCTCACCGCACACGTCACGCAACCATTGGCTTGCCGGGTCGTGATGGAAGCGGGCGTGCCAATATTGCTTCACCGTAAAGCCGGCGATCGCCAGCGGACAGTCGAGCACGCGCAGTCCGTAATAGTGAGCCAACGTTTCGCCGATGTGCCTTGGAAGGGTGGCGATCAGGTCAGTCGTGCCGATGATTGCGGGTAACCCCAAAAAGCCCGGTAGCTCGAGCGCAACGTCAAGGACTATCCGCTGCTCCTGTAGGGCGTCCGCGAGCAACTGATGTCCGGTGCCGGAGCGAATGACGACGTGCGCCTCACGCCTGAAATCACTTGCGGTGATGCGGTCGCGGATCCGGGCATGTTTTGCATTCGCCAGGCAGACCCAATCCTGCGGAAAGAGCGCTTGTTGGAAGTGCCCGGCGTCGAGGTCCGAGATGTAGCCGAGCGCCAGATCGGCCTCGCCAGACTGCAGCATTCGTGGGGTATCGCCGCCGATCTGCGCCGCCTCGATTCGGATGCCCGGCGCAACACGACGAACGTAGGCGAGGATGGCCGGAAGCAGCGTGATGTGGCTCGCATCCGTCATGCAGATCACAAAGTGCCGCTTTGCCGTCGCCGGATCAAACTCGGGACGAAGCTCCGCCAGACGCCGCAGCATCTCCAACGCCTGTCTGGCCGTGCCGATGAGCGCCTCGGCGCGCGGGGTCGGCAGCATTCCCTCCGCCGACCGAGTGAAGAGCGGGTCGTCCAACTCCTTGCGCAGGCGGGCCAGCCAGATCGAAATGGTCGGCTGACTTTGACCGAGCTTCTCGGCCGCCTTGGTAACGCTGCCCGTGGCGAACAATGCGTCGAAGAGCCGGAGCAGGCGCGGCTCCAGCAGGTTCGTCTCGGAGGCGTCTTGGTGCTTCATTGCGATCTGCAATAATGGATATAAGGATCATAGCATATCCAAATACCAGGCGGCCTGCTAGCACG is from Bradyrhizobium sp. ISRA430 and encodes:
- a CDS encoding DsrE family protein — translated: MILLILNDPPYGTERTYNALRLSLALAKSDPAITVTVFLMADAVVAAKLGQKTPDGYYNVERMLKGVLAGKGQVLLCGTCMDARGLTDAEMINGARRSTMAELATLTASAEKVLVF
- a CDS encoding SHOCT domain-containing protein; translated protein: MMGWGGGWYAMIFGPLFMILFLGLLVALAVVLARWLGGPWPGTYPPNQLPPARTPLDILKERFARGEIDKTEFEDRRRVLGE
- a CDS encoding MFS transporter produces the protein MSEAVSASQAATSVRLGLKENWPQFALLVLINAFVGGMVGIERTVVPLIGAEEFRVETTTFVMSFIVSFGVVKACANLVSGQLADNWGRKRVLVLGWLAGLPVPFMIIWAPSWTWVIAANALLGINQGFAWSMTVIMKIDLVGPKSRGLAVGLNEFAGYLAVGVTAYLTGYIASEYGLRPAPIYLGVAYAILGLALSILLVRDTREHVRLETAGHARQAAPISFKEIFLLTSFRDRNLFAASQAGLVNNLNDGMSWGIFPLFFVSFGLSVERIGVLKAVYPAVWGILQVATGPLSDRWGRKGLIAAGMWIQAAGLFLTAATSHFEWWLVGSLLLGVGTAMVYPSLIAAVSDASHPSWRARSLSVYRFWRDLGYAIGALSAGIIADRFGLAAAIVSIAALTFISGAAVAVLMRERAAGSVDLAQNAGRPAE
- a CDS encoding MBL fold metallo-hydrolase; protein product: MILRQFLHSEPIGISYLFGCGGKAAGAVVDPVGDIQPYLQAADNAGMRIHFVIDTHVHADHLSAGRALADAAGASYVLSSNAGVLFPFKGVGDGDVLTLGNVTATVLHTPGHTPEHICILVTDRTRANEPWFVLTGHTLMVGDLGRTELAASAEEGAKQLFRSVRKLKGLPDYVEVLPGAYAGSVCGRRLSGKPWSTIGFEKRHNQALVIADEAEFVRFMVAEIPPAPPEAAKIRAANSGVTAAAA
- a CDS encoding metalloregulator ArsR/SmtB family transcription factor, which gives rise to MSSAGPKHAIYENLAEVAQALGHPHRLELLEHLAQRVRSVEELSARAHLTFANTSRHLQILRRARLVETERRGKHVLYRLAGDTEVVALMKALGRVGERNVAEIGRVVTDYFHARDALEPVSRDDLVARLHDDLVTVLDVRPDDEFALGHLPGALNIPLGELERRLGELPKGREVVAYCRGPYCVLSFEAVATLRAQGYRVRRLEDGYPEWKAAGLPVEALA
- a CDS encoding nucleoside phosphorylase → MDDKPHRAEAAWPIVGLKDHNAPSVFRPEALLREARRQRQLPLATVPELCVLDPDGDVVRHLKRTGAGRVHEGWACYHTELLAFDLDGLGEVGIVGCAVGAPFAVLVAEQLFASGCRLLVSVTSAGQITPIGPTPYFVLIDRALRDEGTSYHYLPGSTFAEAPDASLLTNVEQAGWALPGITMHRGATWTTDAPYRETEAAISRARDLGALAVEMEAAALYAFSAKSGSPVVCFAHVTNAMAQTEGDFEKGEADGAKATLAVVAAAIRGWSATPRPS
- a CDS encoding LysR family transcriptional regulator, translating into MKHQDASETNLLEPRLLRLFDALFATGSVTKAAEKLGQSQPTISIWLARLRKELDDPLFTRSAEGMLPTPRAEALIGTARQALEMLRRLAELRPEFDPATAKRHFVICMTDASHITLLPAILAYVRRVAPGIRIEAAQIGGDTPRMLQSGEADLALGYISDLDAGHFQQALFPQDWVCLANAKHARIRDRITASDFRREAHVVIRSGTGHQLLADALQEQRIVLDVALELPGFLGLPAIIGTTDLIATLPRHIGETLAHYYGLRVLDCPLAIAGFTVKQYWHARFHHDPASQWLRDVCGELFQQQEVRGLHRSGRPKKRRPRDLPS